The following are encoded in a window of Arctopsyche grandis isolate Sample6627 chromosome 4, ASM5162203v2, whole genome shotgun sequence genomic DNA:
- the LOC143910375 gene encoding putative protein phosphatase CG10417 isoform X1: protein MGAYLSEPRTDKESTNEDDHQLRCAASSMQGWRVKQEDAHNVILDFDTDSSLFAVYDGHGGAEVAKYCSQKLPQFIKYTEAYKKGDYAQALENAFLDIDDTLTHPYVIQTLKTLSGSDGVTDEGSEAVTDDGSDEEENVHNLYEESRMPLEELIARYQNEVNSFVSHFKNENCTSSKPMSPNLRSKRAGMSSDGAGGSSSSSSSKCPVDEPEVSSACSSSSSSKPLANEPSVSSTTNGDHNLPESPADISSTNDSNESTKPTDLPNDKEVPAKENSEASVKSESKAKTPEPDDAKSNDAESSKSESEVTESKASECTTSPSTTAEITPEQSSPSSTRKRSTANYNSFLGLITADDDDDDSDSNDETFESKEDASSSEEENTVNGVSGDSSEDDGAEEEESSEEDEDEMNDFSMRIKNEPGSNSGCTAVVALLHRDQLYVANAGDSRCVVCRNGEAVDMSIDHKPEDDIELDRIIKAGGKVSKDGRVNGGLNLSRAIGDLGYKQNKSLGVKEQMITAFPDVKTLTINRETDKFIVLACDGIWNFMSSQNVVNFVSERLAEGREKLSQICEEMFDHCLAPNTLGDGTGCDNMTALIIVFKSDKTSEIAVSKKRPSDNEEADNQEDTQAKRLKTDSDAGSVSSSA, encoded by the exons ATGGGCGCGTATCTTTCCGAGCCGCGAACCGACAAGGAGTCGACCAACGAAGACGATCATCAGCTGCGATGCGCTGCCAGTTCTATGCAAGGATGGCGCGTCAAGCAGGAG GATGCGCACAACGTTATTCTGGATTTTGATACAGACTCATCATTATTTGCCGTATACGACGGCCACGGGGGCGCCGAAGTTGCCAAATATTGCTCGCAAAAATTGCCACAGTTCATCAAATACACCGAAGCATACAAAAAAGGAGACTATGCACAAGCTTTAGAGAATGcgtttttagatatcgatgacACATtgacccacccctacgtaataCAGACTTTGAAAACGCTATCCG GATCGGACGGTGTTACAGATGAGGGTTCGGAGGCAGTGACGGATGACGGGTCAGACGAGGAGGAAAACGTACATAATTTATACGAAGAGTCGCGGATGCCCCTGGAAGAGCTCATTGCTAGATATCAAAACGAAGTAAATTCGTTCGTTtcgcattttaaaaatgaaaattgcacGAGCAGCAAGCCGATGTCGCCGAATTTGAGATCGAAGAGAGCCGGAATGTCCAGCGACGGAGCCGGCGGCAGCAGCAGCTCTTCTTCCAGCAAATGCCCAGTCGACGAACCCGAAGTGTCGAGCGCCTGCAGCTCGAGTTCAAGTAGTAAACCATTGGCGAATGAACCGAGC GTTTCTTCTACGACGAACGGCGATCACAATTTACCCGAAAGCCCCGCAGATATTTCGAGCACAAATGATTCAAATGAATCGACAAAACCGACAGACTTGCCCAATGATAAAGAAGTTCCCGCAAAAGAAAATTCAGAAGCCTCGGTCAAAAGCGAAAGCAAAGCAAAGACACCGGAACCGGATGATGCAAAATCGAACGATGCCGAAAGTTCTAAATCAGAGTCGGAAGTGACCGAATCGAAGGCTTCGGAGTGTACAACGAGTCCGTCGACGACGGCCGAAATTACACCGGAACAGTCGAGTCCAAGCAGCACGAGAAAACGGTCAACGGCTAATTACAATAGTTTTCTAGGTTTGATCACTGCCGATGATGACGACGATGACAGTGATTCAAATGACGAAACGTTCGAGAGCAAAGAAGACGCGAGTTCTTCCGAAGAGGAGAACACTGTTAACGGTGTCAGCGGTGATTCGTCCGAAGACG acGGAGCCGAAGAAGAAGAATCCAGTGAAGAGGATGAGGATGAAATGAATGACTTCTCGATGAGGATAAAGAATGAACCCGGGTCGAACAGTGGTTGCACAGCAGTTGTAGCATTATTACATC GTGACCAATTGTATGTGGCGAACGCAGGAGACTCTCGGTGTGTCGTGTGCCGAAATGGAGAAGCCGTCGATATGTCTATTGACCACAAACCTGAAGACGACATAGAATTGGACAGGATCATAAAAGCCGGCGGTAAAGTTTCCAAGGACGGCCGAGTCAACGGCGGTCTGAACTTATCGAGAGCGATCGGAGACCTCGGCTACAAGCAGAACAAGAGTCTCGGAGTCAAGGAGCAGATGATTACCGCATTCCCAGATGTAAAGACTCTCACAATAAACCGAGAGACTGATAAGTTTATAGTTTTAGCATGTGACGGTATTTGGAATTTTATGTCGAGCCAAAATGTAGTCAATTTCGTGTCAGAACGGCTCGCCGAAGGCAGGGAGAAACTTTCGCAAATATGTGAAGAG atgTTCGATCATTGCTTGGCACCGAATACACTTGGTGACGGAACCGGTTGTGACAATATGACCGctttaataattgtatttaagTCTGACAAAACTAGTGAAATAGCAGTGTCGAAAAAGAGACCTTCTGACAATGAAGAAGCGGACAATCAGGAGGACACTCAAGCCAAACGCCTAAAGACTGATAGTGATGCCGGTTCAGTTTCTTCGAGTGCTTAA
- the LOC143910375 gene encoding putative protein phosphatase CG10417 isoform X2: MGAYLSEPRTDKESTNEDDHQLRCAASSMQGWRVKQEDAHNVILDFDTDSSLFAVYDGHGGAEVAKYCSQKLPQFIKYTEAYKKGDYAQALENAFLDIDDTLTHPYVIQTLKTLSDEGSEAVTDDGSDEEENVHNLYEESRMPLEELIARYQNEVNSFVSHFKNENCTSSKPMSPNLRSKRAGMSSDGAGGSSSSSSSKCPVDEPEVSSACSSSSSSKPLANEPSVSSTTNGDHNLPESPADISSTNDSNESTKPTDLPNDKEVPAKENSEASVKSESKAKTPEPDDAKSNDAESSKSESEVTESKASECTTSPSTTAEITPEQSSPSSTRKRSTANYNSFLGLITADDDDDDSDSNDETFESKEDASSSEEENTVNGVSGDSSEDDGAEEEESSEEDEDEMNDFSMRIKNEPGSNSGCTAVVALLHRDQLYVANAGDSRCVVCRNGEAVDMSIDHKPEDDIELDRIIKAGGKVSKDGRVNGGLNLSRAIGDLGYKQNKSLGVKEQMITAFPDVKTLTINRETDKFIVLACDGIWNFMSSQNVVNFVSERLAEGREKLSQICEEMFDHCLAPNTLGDGTGCDNMTALIIVFKSDKTSEIAVSKKRPSDNEEADNQEDTQAKRLKTDSDAGSVSSSA; encoded by the exons ATGGGCGCGTATCTTTCCGAGCCGCGAACCGACAAGGAGTCGACCAACGAAGACGATCATCAGCTGCGATGCGCTGCCAGTTCTATGCAAGGATGGCGCGTCAAGCAGGAG GATGCGCACAACGTTATTCTGGATTTTGATACAGACTCATCATTATTTGCCGTATACGACGGCCACGGGGGCGCCGAAGTTGCCAAATATTGCTCGCAAAAATTGCCACAGTTCATCAAATACACCGAAGCATACAAAAAAGGAGACTATGCACAAGCTTTAGAGAATGcgtttttagatatcgatgacACATtgacccacccctacgtaataCAGACTTTGAAAACGCTATCCG ATGAGGGTTCGGAGGCAGTGACGGATGACGGGTCAGACGAGGAGGAAAACGTACATAATTTATACGAAGAGTCGCGGATGCCCCTGGAAGAGCTCATTGCTAGATATCAAAACGAAGTAAATTCGTTCGTTtcgcattttaaaaatgaaaattgcacGAGCAGCAAGCCGATGTCGCCGAATTTGAGATCGAAGAGAGCCGGAATGTCCAGCGACGGAGCCGGCGGCAGCAGCAGCTCTTCTTCCAGCAAATGCCCAGTCGACGAACCCGAAGTGTCGAGCGCCTGCAGCTCGAGTTCAAGTAGTAAACCATTGGCGAATGAACCGAGC GTTTCTTCTACGACGAACGGCGATCACAATTTACCCGAAAGCCCCGCAGATATTTCGAGCACAAATGATTCAAATGAATCGACAAAACCGACAGACTTGCCCAATGATAAAGAAGTTCCCGCAAAAGAAAATTCAGAAGCCTCGGTCAAAAGCGAAAGCAAAGCAAAGACACCGGAACCGGATGATGCAAAATCGAACGATGCCGAAAGTTCTAAATCAGAGTCGGAAGTGACCGAATCGAAGGCTTCGGAGTGTACAACGAGTCCGTCGACGACGGCCGAAATTACACCGGAACAGTCGAGTCCAAGCAGCACGAGAAAACGGTCAACGGCTAATTACAATAGTTTTCTAGGTTTGATCACTGCCGATGATGACGACGATGACAGTGATTCAAATGACGAAACGTTCGAGAGCAAAGAAGACGCGAGTTCTTCCGAAGAGGAGAACACTGTTAACGGTGTCAGCGGTGATTCGTCCGAAGACG acGGAGCCGAAGAAGAAGAATCCAGTGAAGAGGATGAGGATGAAATGAATGACTTCTCGATGAGGATAAAGAATGAACCCGGGTCGAACAGTGGTTGCACAGCAGTTGTAGCATTATTACATC GTGACCAATTGTATGTGGCGAACGCAGGAGACTCTCGGTGTGTCGTGTGCCGAAATGGAGAAGCCGTCGATATGTCTATTGACCACAAACCTGAAGACGACATAGAATTGGACAGGATCATAAAAGCCGGCGGTAAAGTTTCCAAGGACGGCCGAGTCAACGGCGGTCTGAACTTATCGAGAGCGATCGGAGACCTCGGCTACAAGCAGAACAAGAGTCTCGGAGTCAAGGAGCAGATGATTACCGCATTCCCAGATGTAAAGACTCTCACAATAAACCGAGAGACTGATAAGTTTATAGTTTTAGCATGTGACGGTATTTGGAATTTTATGTCGAGCCAAAATGTAGTCAATTTCGTGTCAGAACGGCTCGCCGAAGGCAGGGAGAAACTTTCGCAAATATGTGAAGAG atgTTCGATCATTGCTTGGCACCGAATACACTTGGTGACGGAACCGGTTGTGACAATATGACCGctttaataattgtatttaagTCTGACAAAACTAGTGAAATAGCAGTGTCGAAAAAGAGACCTTCTGACAATGAAGAAGCGGACAATCAGGAGGACACTCAAGCCAAACGCCTAAAGACTGATAGTGATGCCGGTTCAGTTTCTTCGAGTGCTTAA